The Coffea arabica cultivar ET-39 chromosome 2c, Coffea Arabica ET-39 HiFi, whole genome shotgun sequence genome includes the window TGGTGATGGTGGGAAAATTAtaagaaaagattgaaaaagGAGGGCTAGGTAATCGTGGTTATAGAGAGAGTTGAGAGGATACAAATTGGGAAAAAAGGGCAGGCAAAAAAGGTATTGGTGGCAAGGATGAAGATGAAAAGTGACTCTTTTTCTTCAAGTATTTTTGGTTTAAGTATTATGTCAAGGACTCAAGGTATTGTAGCCATTTTGTATTCGTATggaaagtaagtggtatttctcAAACTTGAGGGGAAGACTCTTGTAATTATGATAAATCTTAAGGAAGGTATGTGGAATTTATCCTGTCTGAAGAATAATACCCTTTAGGCAGTTAAAATTAGCCCTAAACTACCTTATGCGCCTAGTTTCCAAGCTTAATCAACCATCCTACCCATGCACATGCAattttcctccaaaaaaaaaaaaaaaaaaactatcttgtttgaattgcaatttttcttcaaaaaaattttacatgttaggtgaacatatttttcaatcatctctTCACCTCGTATACGTCAAATCGTTACAagatatttttcaataaaaactgtaaaaaatagcaatccatcTAACCAACAAATCTTGATAAACCACTCCTACAATTGCAGAATTTCTGCCCTTATTCCATGTTAAACCTTCAAATTGGACAAAGCGCATGCTTGGTAGGTGCTATTTTTGCATAGATTTTGCTACAACAAGCTTTTGCCACTTTTTGATTGTGTTttattgagaaaaattctgaatgcgcCAAGCTTTGACAAGCTTTTCTTTGACagatatctatatctatatctatatctatatatataaaaaaaaaacagtaaaaAGATTCTTCGTCTTTCTTCGTATCTAACCACAAGCATGGAAGACCATCAGGCCATGAATGGCTTTAACAGTAGTATAACTACCCTGCCAGCGACccaaaatccttttttttttccccgaaAGGAAAAGGTGATAAATTTATTCGCACATCTGTGGATTAACTTCTACAATAAGAACGGATATGCAGATAAAGTGACTCCAGTGAAAGAAAGCTACCTAAAAgccaaatttataatttctaggTGACTTTTATTGTATCTTACTTCTTCCTTTGACTATCATTTTAGGCAATTACAAGGCAATATAGAATACGATAATTCAGTGGTTTGATGCCAATCTATCGTTAAGTAAGTCAAAGTTCAAGATTTCCACTCCATTagtaattataaaaaataaatactgtCATTATCTTTTGAAATGTTAAATATGTTTGCCAAAACGGAAGTTAAAAATCACACTCAAGTAAAATTTTACTCGATGTCTACAACAATAAAATACTTTTAAACTTAGGCTCCATTTGAGTTTGTGGtgcttttgttaaaaaaaaatatatatatttttggagTAGAAGAGCACTTTTAATGTGCATTGTAAACGTAATTTCTTGGATTTAATAGCGAAACTTTCCTTTATTAAAGCACTTTTAGCAAAAGTTCACAAAatgatgcttttagagcaactttcatatttaaaaaaaaaataaaatactaactttaaaaaatttattgtaaAATTTGAACTGAATGAAGAGATACATGTGTTTTAGAAATTCAAAAGTGCAtattatcaaataaaaaaaagtactcATGCAAGTATGCATCCGAACAATatgattaaatattttataagtACTTTAATTGAAAACTCTGATAATTTAAGCACTTTTTTGATGCGTTCTTTGGAGCTTAAGTTTCCATTTGATATGGTACTCATGCTAAAGAGGATTTTTAAAAGGGATACTTGATCCTAGTTACTTCAAAACCTCGATTCGTTCTAGAAGGGAATCGCATTTTTTCTAGCTTTAGAGGGcaagaaatagaaaaagtaAAATATAATCAAGCAGAGGGAAGAAATGGATTTGATAATGTAAAGTACAGGGGATAAAAGTAGAGAGTCTCGAATTCGAAACCTTCCTCCCCTAATAAGAAGGAAATGTAGTATAATGAAGGAGGTTGAGTATCTGACAAGTGTTAGAAAAGTGAGCAACtgaatttattaaagaaaagtGGAAAAGTAATGCCACGGCATTTATGAGTCGGACCGGTGAGTGAGTTTCATTCATCCTCAAAACCAATCTCAGCTCCATTTAAAGTCACGCTAACGCGTCTTAACCACACCGGTTTGACTTTTAGTTGATGGGGTCACAGAAATGTCGGAGAAAGCGAGAGAGAGATGCCAGTGACGCGGTAGAAGACATCAAAAACCACGAGCTTCGTTCATGATTCAGCCCCTCTATTATTTGACTAGGAAAGCTCAAGTAATGGACGAGGCTCTTGCGGCTTTGAAGCTCAATAGTAGTACAAGTTACTGCATTCGAATCTCTTCTAGCGACGCTCGAGATCAAAtatggctttgtttggattatatttttaaaaaaatttttttataaaaaaattattataacgatttgatatatatgaaatcaaaaggtgattaaaaatatatatttatgaaaaatgtaataattattattatttttaaaaaattgcaatCTAAACAATGCCTATCCAAACTCAACTTCATTTTAGTATTCTAGAAACTTCATAACAAAATTAGAGGAACTTGAATCAAACAAGTTTTTGTTGAATGAGGTGCAAATCATCAAGTTCTAAGTTGAGTGTAAATTGGTTCTCAAACAGAGGGGCACCATCAAATGAATACTGCAAGGGCCTAGTTAGCTTTTAAGTAAGCCAGCGTTATCCACTATGTACCTTATGAATTTTCTCATGGCGAATATCCAACTTATAACGTGgtgcactctttttttttttaatataaataaaagGTTTCGAATTCAGAAACTATCGTCTATGCTAACTCGTATATTAAACTTTTTTAATTAGAATTCGAGAGATTTTaccctttcttttttggaagGATTTTTTTTCGGTGGTGGGCCCGATGAAGGGCgcaggtgttttttttttttttttttttaagggggtggtggtggtggtggttatTGACGGGAATAATGGAATATACCATAGTCGCATGACTGGACGGAGATGGGCTCTTCGTCTAATAGAGGTTGGGTCATTTTCTTGGTCTCTATTGTCCGCAGTAGGGCCACAGCCAATCAATGAATTGCCCCATCCGAGGGAAATTATCCTGCGGCTGAAGGGAGGCCGAAAAGTCTTAACGTTTATGGTCAATTACAGTTTGCACCCTTAAACTATGGGGCTCACTTCCACCTTACCCCACCTAGATGCAAACTGGAGACACTACTATACTATGATTTCAAGctagggcaaaaaaaaaaaaaaaaaattcttagtgAGAACATTTTTGTTTGAAAGCTAGCAGCAAAAGACTAAATAGCCCTTATGTGTTTAATGACCAATATACCATTTGAATTCcctttttcaaactttattcaTTATTGATGGAGATGTCATGTTATATGAATGTAGGCCTGttaacgggtcgggtctagacccggatccggaccggATCAGTGAAATTATtacgggtatgggtagggatttaattccgtttcccggatccggattcggatccgttttgtcaaacaaaaaaacgggtcggatacggaatatagtattccgacccgtattagacccggatccggatataaatgaattaataatttaaaaaatatatatttatcaatataatttgattagggtgatgtattttaataaaattaatttgatttcttttcttatttgattttttctttgcattagttagaaatcagtttacaaatatatttttttctcatttttattagaaattataaaatttggtaaatttgttcgggtagacccggatccggatccgggacccgccggatccggatccggaacatagaataaaagacccgtcgggtaaacggggtcggatccggatccggcatagtaattcgggtccgggttcgaaataatgaatttcggcccggacccggcccgttgacagtcCTATATGAATGTGTCTACCTAATTCAAAAAAACAAAATCCTCAAACCATGTTTGATAACTAATATAGTTATGTTCTTTAGGCTGTTTAAAGGATCAAATGCCCTTAGCGTGGACCAGTAATATGAACAAGGGGCCATAAGTAGATAGATGAATGAAAGGGGACGGAACAATAAAATGAACGTAACTTGAGAAAACTCAAATCCCCTTCACCCAAAATGGAATAGCTGACAAATCCTAgcgataaaaaaagaaaaagggaaaaaaaaaaaaagagaagagaacaTTTTGACCATACATTTTATTTCGGGCTTTAATGTAGAAAAAACCTTGCGAACTACAAGGATGTACGTTCGACAAGTATGTTGGAAACACTAATTATTATGCTAACAAGATACATCATGAAAATCAACCTTCTTAAAACTTGAAAATCttttcaataattaaaaaaacaaaaaacttgcATAAACCAATTTCTTTTAGATCACAAGTTTCAATTTACTCAAACCAGCGATTCACTAGCTATCCTTAATCTAGACTCTCTGGTTAAAGAGAAAGGTCAAATTTTGGATAGATCCGATTTTCAAagattcaatgatccaaattgtGTCACACTACTTGATGAGAATGCATGGCACAATTTGGATaattaaatctttgaaaatcgGATCTATTTAGATATGAACAAAAGAGAATACGTGATTGCTTAAAAGGTTCTATACAttacaaattttatttataaaaaaaaaaaaatcatctctCAGCATAGTTTTACACTTGAAGTCAAtcgtaacttttttttttttcagtaggTAATCTAGGGTGGCATATGGTCCAGAGCAAAATTATGGCGTTGGTCAATGGTTTCTCCATGCTAGAAACATTCACGAAAAGTAAGCAAGAAAAAGCAGGAATATCAATCATGTTAGGCGCAAGCTTTATGGCTTTAACGGGCATGGAGACATGACATGGTGTTGAACAAGGAATCCATCATCTTCACTTCTCCACTCGTCTAATctttcaatcaattaccaatccTTCCTCAGCAGTCGGACAATTTCCAAAcataaaagcaaaagaaagaaaaagtgctCAAAAGGAGCAATCATCGCATCAAATCTGTGGAAAGGCTTCTTCTAGCAATCTTCCAGCACCACCCGTTAGCTCAGGACTCAACCTGAACATCAACATGCAAAACTCCAGCTGGTTAAGTGCACCATCACCGTCCAAATCTCCCTCTTTAATCATGCTTTTGATCTCCTCGTCCTGGAAATCTTGCAATCCAAGAAGAGCAGATTTTTTCTTGAGGCTGTCAAAGGTGATCAAGCCCTTTTTACCGTCCATGAGCAGCTGAAATCCATTACATAGCTCTTTGATCAATCCCTCACCTCCTAGCTTATCGGCCATAGTAGGCAACAGATCTTCAAAATGAATTGTCGTTGGACTTCTAGCATCCATCGGAATTATGTTAAAAGCTCCAATATCAAACAAGCAAACGATTCATGGGGCAATGGAAACTAGAAAAGTGTGGGTATTAATAGTGCTGAAACTCTTTGGTTAATTACAAGGAAAATTACGTAAGGCTATAAATATTAACAGGTCCAAGATGCCAGCGTCCATGGTTACGAGGAAAATTACATAAATTATATAAGGGCCACAGATGGACCAGAAAGATGTTTATGAACCAGTCCACGAAGCCCACTCATGACTGGGTCATAACAGAAACAGGTTGTCCACTGACAATGATTCCCCAGCTGCAAGGTGTTTTCTTCCACCAGCCCAAAAGCTTATGCACCCTGACGAAGTAGGTAGAAATTAGAAACCACCAAGCAGCAGCACAGAACCTATAGGGCAGGAACGGTGCTGACTGTTTAAGAGCACCGTTCTAGCATAGGGAAACCATTGACCAACGCCATAATTTTGCTCTGGACCATATGCCACCCTAGATTtcccacttaaaaaaaaaaaaaatacgatTGATTTCAAGTGTAAAACTATGctgagagaattttttttttaaaagtaaaatttGCAATGTGTAGAACCTTTTAAGCAATCAAGTTTTCTCTTTTGTTCACATCTAAATAGATCAGATTTTCAAAGATTCAATGGTtcagattgtgtcacaatatttGAAAAGAGAGCCTTAATTGAACAGATGTAGATCTTGAACAGCTTTGTTTATGAGTACTAAATTATGAACTGCATTGAATTAGAAGATCAGTCGAaacaagaagaagcaaaaatgaaataaaagataaagacTAACACTAAAAGCTTGGACAACCAGATGACCAAGAACAGACTAGTCAATTAGCTGAAGAACGCACGAAAAATTCCATATTACATTTCTTACAGTTAATAAATGTAAGTGGAGTAATCACAAACCATGAGCATAACCACAATTCCTGGATAGGAAAAGAAGGCGGCAAAATTTAAAGAGCACGTTCATGAAAAAGATCAGCATGTCTTGGTGTACCTTTCCAGCTTAGGTTTCGCAGAAGTCAGATGTGGTTTATATAATTCTCCAAGAGGTGGCTCAATGGTCAATGGAGCGATTCCAAGTATATGAAGCATTTAGGATGAAAATTCCAAATTACAAGTAGAATTACCCGAGCTTTTCTTCCGTACAATTTATGCAAATCCAAAGAGAACTTTTCAATACATTAATTTGATTGATAGTAACATGAGCTTTAAGGGGCATTATAGCAGATTAGAGACATTTTATTGATAGCAGCATTATTTACACCAAAAAATGATTCTCCTCGAGTGTACTATTATCAATCTTATATCCTTGTGATGCCACAGCTACAAAAATGTTATCAAAACTAATAGATTGCTTCCAATAATGGTGACCACTTGAGTTTCAAGATCTTGACATCTGCAAGTCATTATCTCTAAATTTGGTGCTCTCATCACAATATGACTTGAGGCATTGCTCCCACATTGTAAATCATTCAGAAGCAGTAAGGTCTGTATAGCACAAAAAATCTGCCATTGCAAAGTGCTTCCGCGTTCTTTGCTACGCGGGGATGGAGAACCATCTCAACTCTAAAGAGGCTAGTTCTGAATTGAAAAAGGTCAAGGGCTCTATTCTCCCTCAAGAACCCCCTTCTCCAAGCCTCAAACAACTCGAACTTGCAGCCTCAACAAAGGACTTTGATACTGGCCAGATAGACCAGCAGCATTACCCAGAATActttgggtaaaaaaaaaaaagaggagagagagagagagttggctAAAAGTCGACAGAATGAGTTTCGTCATTTACCTTTACAGGTCCATTTCAGATACTCGCATAGGGTTCCAGAGGCTAGTTTCATCAGTTATATTCATAGAGCCAGATTGGAAAAACTACTGCTGTCATGTGACAAATATAGGCTAAGTTCACACCTTGAGGATAAGTCTACTCAAGTTGGTTCATATTAAACACAACCAGTAAGAAATGTACATAGACAACAGAGATCTAGTTTCTAAATATACAGCAAATCTACGAGTAGCTAAACTCTCCCTGGTGGTTGTGAGGAAAGGAGGAGAAATGAGGAGGTACAATTAACTTGCTTGAGGCGTAAGCCAGGGAAATACAGCAATTTAGAGTACAATACATTCTTATCTACTAAGAGGTGCCAGTTCATTTACTTGGAGTGCAATTGCTTAGCAACTTTTCTCCCTTTGGAATTGCTAACATCAAAGGGAACTTTCAGACGGTATCGCTTATCAACCATGTTATCCATGTTATCAATGAATGGTTCAACTGTTCCTGCAGATTTCAACAACTTCACTTGAGATAAATGTTCTAAATTTGAACAATACCCAAAAGATAACACAGGCAGGAAATGCCAAAAGGATGGTGCATGTAGGGGTGACAGAAGTACCTCCACTTAACTAACATGGTGGAGACAAAAAAGCATCATTAATGCACATAGGCTTTTTTGCATTATAATAGAAATGTGCAATCATCTGTACCAGCTCATCAGATCTCCGTGGCTCTGCAAATTGTGTCAGCATTTAGAAAGGCATGAAATTTCCTCGTAGcagtatcaagtatttataGCATAAAAAGGAGATGATGCAGTACCTTTTTCCCTGTACAATATCCGGTTACCGCGTAAGAACAATATTTGTGGACATTCTTTAACTTTAAGAGCATATGCCAGATCCCTCTCAATGTTGATGTCTAGCTTTAATGTCTGTTTACGGAGTGTAACAGTCAAAACTTGATGATACTATTGGCACACGTTCAAGGAGATCGATTGCATTACACTAAATGAATAAATTAAGTGCTTGTGTTAATTAATGTCCTGATGAGGTAATAATATCACATGGAAGACCAAACATGATGCGTAtccataaaatggaaaaatgaagagtatGACAAACCCGAGGAGGCAACCGTTCCTTGGCTTTCCAAAAGACCTCTGCTGCTTTCTCAAGCTCCTTCAAAACTTTCCAGTTTTCACTTGCCCTGCATTTTGAATTACAATATGAGATACATTAAAGGAATATAAGGTTTCAGGTAGATGGGAGCGAGCaaagagaatggaaaatgatctCAAGTATTTAATTGAGTCTAACAAACACTAAGCAGGCAATCAACTCTGAGTGATGTTCAAAGGCATGATGTATTAAAGGTTAAAATGTTATCACTTGCCTGTTGTATCTTTCaaaaacaagaacaattaaGGGGCTTGGACGAAATGCAAAGCTTTCCCATTCAAGACAATTTATCTCCTTGACCAACCCATAATCAATCTCCCCTTCCCAATCAATCTCAACACCATCTTCTCCAACAACATTTCTGATGGGATGCTGCTCAAAATATTCTGATGCCCTAATTCCCCAGCCCACATCTGCATCGAGAGGCCAATTTGGATCCTCCTCCTCCATTACCATGTTTTTCTCTCTACTCCCATTATCATGATCTTCATCGTCACTACTATGATCAGAACCACTCTCCTCATCTACCCTCTCCTTTATGATGCTTTCCTTGTCTTTCAGGATTTCAAAATCCTGTTCTTTGATTGATGCAAATGTCCGCTCCAGAGAATCACGAATAAAATCCTCAACTGCAGCTGCTTCACTCCTACGACCACGCCTTGGCTTTTTAGGAATTGTCGTGGGGAATATATTCTTCAGATTTTTATCTTTATCTTTGGGTGCTTTAGATTCACGTGTCCGGGGATTTGGCTTTTTAGGTTTTGAATCAGGATTCTGGCTGGCATTAGGAACAGGACTTGAACCAGCATTCTTCGAGCTGGCTAAACAAATCAGACTTCTAGATAACAGCTTGTGTTCCCGCCAATGTGGAAACAAGACATTTGAACAACGTGGATAGCTACATATAGCTTGAACGATTGTATCacaggatgaaaatgatgaaaaagagaggaagggAAGGCTAGTATTTAATGTAGCAACGagcatttctttgttttcacttcaATAAAGTCAAAGTTCAGATCTTTCACAGgatctttttgtaaaatttctcCTTACGAAAACACAGCTGAACAGAACAGAAAGTTTACCCTGCTGCCATTCATAGACACAGCACAAGTTCAAAATTTAGGTAAAAAACACGAATATGCTGGCTAAAACAAAGACAAATCAATTCTTTAATAGTAAGTTCTATGTCCAACCAAAGGATGAGCCTTTTTTCACTATATCCAGTCCCTGGAAATTTGCAATTTCGTTGTCACATATCGCAACATGGTCTACCCAGACGTCACCAGTCCCCACCAAAACGACCAGAAAACTAcccctaaaaaaaaaacccaacatGACAACGGAAGAAATGTAGCATGAGTCAAGTAAATGCTGAAAGAATCAATTGTAAAAAGAATTGAAGCCAGTAATTtccacaaaattaaaagaaccaAGTAGAAGTAATTAGACAAAATAGAGAGCATCAAGTAAAGAGACTCCAATTTatcaataataaaaaagaagcaaatcCCGAGTTAAATGAACAGTTGAGTGGCAAATTTCCAAGTGAACGATAAACACAAAAGTAAAGGGTCTTCTAAGTTCAAACAAACATAAAATCAAATATCTTATAGACGGTCTCAGCAACACCAAAACTTACAAAGGTAGCCAACGTTTTCAGGGATATGACAAGAATAATACTGAGTACTGCTACGCATGGACAGAGAGATATCCGATGGATTCTCACGCCTTAAATTGCGCTGCTTGTAATTGCCCCATTTGGGAGTGGAGGTTTTTGGTGGGTTTAAGAATTGTGTCTGGATTGTGGATAAGCCatttattttctaattattCCCGTAGTTGGCCGGCTCGGTTGGCTGCAATTAGAGGTAAACACGGGTCGGATACTCATTCGGTGCACCCTGCATCTTATGGCTCAATCATTTTTTGACGCTTATCCAATCCGCATAGCAGCAGTTAGGGATGGACAAAAAAATCCGTCGATTCAAAAACTCGGCGAATTCGATCCGACCCGAAAAAAATAGAATATTCTATCCAATTTTTCTTAGTGGGGCAGATGAGGATTGGGTACCCACGAAAACGGATATGAATATGGATCATAAAAATAAACATtcgcgggtacccgacccgtagGGTATATTATATAAACATTAAAAGAATTAGGgatcattttataatttttaatcctAAATGTAAGTGGAGTGGCTCACAATCTCATATTCTAATAACATATGATCCGCCTTTCCTTATATTGTTTGAAGAGAGCGAATATTCTCGGTGAAACCTGAATcaaatgaacaaaatgaaaaaaaatttgtgaaactttatcataaaaattatttatacctttgatcatttttatttttattctacctTCATTGATCTTTCCTGCAAATTTTtcatcaattcaatcaaagatTTGTGTTTGGAGTTCCAATTTTCTGTTAGCTAGATAATTAAAACATTTGTGTctctcatttatttatttatttgatttattttattgtaattatgtctcttaaatttgtctcttttattttagtgtaagaaatttatttttctttttcatcacctttAATGCCATAAGGTCTATTCCAAAGATGTAAGAAAATTGGGAAAGATTTTTCACGCTTTTTTTGGTTATACTTTCTCCAAAAATAATTAACTCTA containing:
- the LOC113725880 gene encoding thioredoxin-like fold domain-containing protein MRL7 homolog, chloroplastic isoform X1; protein product: MLVATLNTSLPFLSFSSFSSCDTIVQAICSYPRCSNVLFPHWREHKLLSRSLICLASSKNAGSSPVPNASQNPDSKPKKPNPRTRESKAPKDKDKNLKNIFPTTIPKKPRRGRRSEAAAVEDFIRDSLERTFASIKEQDFEILKDKESIIKERVDEESGSDHSSDDEDHDNGSREKNMVMEEEDPNWPLDADVGWGIRASEYFEQHPIRNVVGEDGVEIDWEGEIDYGLVKEINCLEWESFAFRPSPLIVLVFERYNRASENWKVLKELEKAAEVFWKAKERLPPRTLKLDINIERDLAYALKVKECPQILFLRGNRILYREKEPRRSDELVQMIAHFYYNAKKPMCINDAFLSPPC
- the LOC113725881 gene encoding calcium-binding protein KRP1-like, yielding MDARSPTTIHFEDLLPTMADKLGGEGLIKELCNGFQLLMDGKKGLITFDSLKKKSALLGLQDFQDEEIKSMIKEGDLDGDGALNQLEFCMLMFRLSPELTGGAGRLLEEAFPQI
- the LOC113725880 gene encoding thioredoxin-like fold domain-containing protein MRL7, chloroplastic isoform X2, coding for MLVATLNTSLPFLSFSSFSSCDTIVQAICSYPRCSNVLFPHWREHKLLSRSLICLASSKNAGSSPVPNASQNPDSKPKKPNPRTRESKAPKDKDKNLKNIFPTTIPKKPRRGRRSEAAAVEDFIRDSLERTFASIKEQDFEILKDKESIIKERVDEESGSDHSSDDEDHDNGSREKNMVMEEEDPNWPLDADVGWGIRASEYFEQHPIRNVVGEDGVEIDWEGEIDYGLVKEINCLEWESFAFRPSPLIVLVFERYNRASENWKVLKELEKAAEVFWKAKERLPPRCNAIDLLERVPIVSSSFDCYTP